The region TACAGACAGAAAAATGGATTGTTTGTTATGCAATGAACCTCTATGTAACAATCATGCTCATGGAACTTATCAGATGTAAGCAAGGGAAAATGGAAACAGTAACTCTGCACAAAGAGTTGCCAACAAAGCTGCAGATTATTAACCAAAATACATTAACCTTCCCAGAGCACCTTGCATTTATGTAAGGTAGCCTATGAACAACAACAATTCTCCAAAATCCTAATCTCAGACACTTAAATTCCTTAAAAACTCTTCTGTTTCCTGTCCACAAACATATAAATAGTTGAACTAAATCAAAAGCTTCTATCAACCACTCATCAGTCATCACATCAATAAGCAggtataattaatattaaaatggaaacacaaattaaattaacaagAGTTCAATTTCTGGCATATAATCAATATCCAAACTCCAGAGAAACCTAGCTCTGGAGCCTAACGTATGgcaatttaaaattacaaaaccTAAGGAAAATTGATTCTTGGAATCAGTGTTTTAATTCCATAACGCTCTTGATCTTGGGGGCATAGAGGCCATAGACGACAGCCTGACGTTTGGCAATCTCGAGCTGTGCCTTTCCATCTGAGAAGGCGACGGCAACCAGAGACGAGTCTGAGAGGGCCTTGTTCTGCCGGAAGGCGTCAATGGTACGGCGCTTGGTGTACTCTCGTATGTTGTAGTCTGGGAAGTCACGCGCCGTCCTCAGCAGTGACCGGAACAACGAGAGAACTTGGAGGCGTGATGGCGAcgccatttttggtcctttctTCGGATTTTGGAGAGAGAGGTAGCAAAGGGCTGGAAATTCTTATTCctccgtgtgtgtgtgtatatatacaatacattTTTAGGAGAGAATTTCAtctattgtaattgtttttttttttttttttgagagaacatctattgtaattgtaattatattaaaagtatagggaaaaattgtacttttttgtctataaattatattgttgaccatgcattatggaccatgatcatagctaatactgtagttgtgttgaaaggatactgtagttgtgttgaaaagatactgcagttgtgttaaaaggaaactgcatTTGCACAAAACAGAGACCactcatccgttcaacacaactgcagtatcctttcaacacaactgtagtatcttttcaacacaactgcatttccagatggatgacacggcctctgttccgcgcaactgcagttccctttcaacacaactgcagtatcccttcaacacaactgtagtatcaaccatgacccatggtccacaatgcattgtggaccatggtccatggtataacaactggtgtgtgtgtatatatacaataaattttTAGGAGAGAATTTCAtctattgtaattgtttttttttttgagagaacatctattgtaattgtaattatattaaaagtaaaggGGAAAATTGAACTTTTTGTCTATaaattataaggtaattgtaaaatattgtaattgtaaaaggaaaagtgaaaattacactttttgtcCATAAATATAgggtaattataaaattcattcCTGGGTGTTGGTGATGCTCACTTTTTGTCCTAAGTTATTATTGTCgttgcatttttcgtccttTCATGCCCACTTTTCGTCTCtgagttatattaaaattacaaattttgtccctaatgttttattggtaaagggacaaaaagtataacatcaataataacttaggaacgaaaagtgagtatgaccaacacttagggGCGAATTATACAATTACCatataacttagagacgaacattacaatttttctaaaaataaaaattatatttttggtcaTTAAATTTTTCAATTGTTATCTTGTGACTTTTTTCACTCTATAAATCTTAACAAAACTTAGAGCATCcatattaatgaattatttggGGTTATTGAAACAATACATTGTGAGTTGAAGAGAAGCCAGGAAAGAGAAGAAATGAGTTCATCTGCAAGTAATGAATTTTGGAACATAATTATTCAGAGAGAACAAGGAATGTTGTGCGTGTTGGGTGCACAACAAATGCCCACCTGCACTCGCTCGGTGACGCGTTTGTTTATTTCCATTCTTTTACTGAATGCGCCAGTTTTTAGccccttttttgttttcttttctttttacctttttctattttttttttttattttttctcctcTCATATTCtatttcttaatcacacttacaaaaactcctcaaaaatcacaaaaaaaaaaaaaaaaaaaattccctatTACGGATGCTCTTAGggaaatgacatttttagtcaTTAAAATTTTACCCTTTAATTGTTATCTTGGTAACTCTTTTCACCCATCACCACTAGatgaaaatgttaaaaattaattaaagtttgtaaaacttaaatttttctttttctttttttttttttaaaaaaaaagataaaattctGATTTTGCAATGCATGCATTTCAAAGTATTCCTTCTTATTCTCAAAAGTATTCCCTTTCTTATTCTCAAATAACTACATTTCAAAGGATAAGGTTGTCATTACCGAGGACCTAGAAGTTATCCTAATTGGTTCACAGAATCTTGGATTACCCCAGGTAATATGATTACCTCCaagaaggtaatgtgagattttgggaatgtaagattaccttatGTGTTTAGTTTGGATTGTTGAATataattactttgtttggttatgggttatattttaggttatatgagACAATTTACATAatgtccttatatatatatatatatatatatatatatatatatatatatatacacacacacacacacacacacacacatatttatttatttatttgtgtgcctttattgtgtgtatttttatttatttatatgtatgaatgtattgatgcttaatattaaaaaaataaatatataaatacacacatgtatatttgattatataaacatatatttattttatatatgttattgtgttattattattattattattattattattattattataggattagttaacaagggcaaagttggaataatccaaggtaatcttagattacctaacAAAACGGGGTAATCACATTAGCTTGAAAtattaccgccacatcagctttgaggtaatataacattaccggtaatctcataacttgaaacaaacaaggtaatataacattaccagaatcagattacctaggtaatctcatATGACCTGAACCAACGACCCCTAATTGAAATGCAAGTAAATGTTTGAATCTTGCCAATGAAAAATGTTTAGGAGCTGTTACCATTTCGACAATGTATCTCTCTATCTTTTACCTCAGTTACTTTAAACTCTCGATTCTCTATTCAATCAATACACATATACGTCCAAGTTATTACATTTTACATCTTATATTTTATCTATCAACCATAAacacaatttaattttaaaatcaagtttttaatgcatttgttttaatttttcattataatattttcatatttaaaaactaaCCTTTGAAATCTAATTTCCATTGTACGTAAAAGGGGGTAAATTATTACCTAAAGAGTtttgcattttttaaattaaaattagatgAATAgctaaatctaaataaatattttctttgtt is a window of Ipomoea triloba cultivar NCNSP0323 chromosome 11, ASM357664v1 DNA encoding:
- the LOC115997310 gene encoding LYR motif-containing protein 4; protein product: MASPSRLQVLSLFRSLLRTARDFPDYNIREYTKRRTIDAFRQNKALSDSSLVAVAFSDGKAQLEIAKRQAVVYGLYAPKIKSVMELKH